From Streptomyces sp. NBC_00775, one genomic window encodes:
- the yczR gene encoding MocR-like transcription factor YczR, with protein MKISSHAVARMLGTWQEGPGPAHQRLSDRLRLLVLDGRLSLGAALPSERDLATALGTSRTTVGAAYRTLVEHRYLATRARARATVRLPHDTPSERPSGTDSATIDLSFAAPPAPAEILHAAFADALERLPLHFERHGYDRYGTAELREAVADWYQRRGLPTAPDHIMITNGAQHALGLLARTLLAPRDKVLIDHPTYPHAIRTFTAARARLLPVAVEASGWDTAQLHAAGRAAQLAYLIPDFHNPTGMCMSASVRRRLRLACPTIIDETMTDLALDGAKPEPFAVHMPTAVSIGSVSKSIWGGLRTGWIRAVPSLLERLEQARPATDLGTPVVEQLATAVLLNERRTEPPDTLQQLRSQRDALRRALSEYLPDVHAPQPAGGVTLWAAFPEPISSRLAAIAPDYGVTIAAGPRFGIGGAFERYIRLPYTLPSSRLTEAIRRLEQAQLALAQGATGTHTPAPVA; from the coding sequence GTGAAAATCAGTTCGCACGCGGTAGCGCGCATGTTGGGAACCTGGCAGGAGGGACCCGGGCCGGCACACCAGCGCCTCTCCGACAGGCTGCGGCTGCTGGTCCTGGACGGACGTCTCTCCCTTGGGGCGGCGCTGCCGAGCGAACGCGACCTGGCTACCGCGCTCGGCACCAGCAGAACCACCGTCGGTGCCGCATACCGCACTCTTGTCGAGCACCGGTACCTCGCCACGAGGGCGCGCGCCAGGGCGACTGTACGGCTCCCCCATGACACGCCGTCCGAGCGGCCGTCCGGCACGGACTCGGCGACCATCGACCTGTCGTTCGCTGCGCCACCGGCACCCGCCGAAATCCTCCACGCCGCTTTCGCGGATGCTCTCGAACGGCTGCCGCTCCACTTCGAGCGGCACGGATACGACCGATACGGCACCGCGGAGCTGCGCGAAGCGGTTGCCGATTGGTATCAGCGCAGAGGGCTGCCCACTGCACCCGATCACATCATGATCACCAACGGTGCACAGCACGCGCTCGGTCTTCTGGCGCGAACGCTCCTGGCCCCACGCGACAAGGTCTTGATCGACCATCCCACCTACCCGCACGCGATCAGGACCTTTACTGCGGCGCGCGCCCGACTCCTGCCCGTCGCCGTTGAGGCGTCCGGCTGGGACACCGCGCAACTCCATGCAGCAGGGCGTGCCGCACAACTGGCCTACCTGATACCCGACTTTCACAACCCGACCGGGATGTGCATGTCCGCGAGCGTGCGCCGCCGGCTCAGACTGGCGTGTCCCACGATCATCGACGAAACCATGACCGACCTGGCTCTGGACGGCGCGAAACCGGAACCCTTCGCCGTACACATGCCGACCGCCGTCAGCATCGGCTCGGTGTCCAAGAGCATCTGGGGCGGCCTTCGCACCGGCTGGATTCGCGCCGTGCCCTCACTCCTTGAGCGCCTCGAACAAGCCCGCCCCGCTACAGACCTCGGCACCCCCGTCGTCGAACAGCTGGCCACCGCCGTCCTCCTGAACGAGCGCCGGACCGAACCGCCCGACACGCTCCAGCAACTGCGATCGCAACGGGACGCACTGCGGCGCGCACTCAGCGAGTACCTGCCCGACGTCCACGCACCCCAGCCAGCCGGAGGCGTGACGCTTTGGGCAGCGTTCCCCGAGCCCATCAGCTCACGGCTGGCAGCGATCGCGCCGGACTACGGAGTGACCATCGCGGCCGGACCACGATTCGGGATCGGCGGGGCATTCGAACGCTACATCCGACTGCCGTACACGCTCCCTTCGAGCCGGCTCACCGAGGCGATCCGCAGGCTCGAACAGGCACAACTGGCTCTCGCCCAGGGCGCTACCGGAACCCACACTCCCGCACCCGTTGCGTGA
- the yczE gene encoding membrane protein YczE, producing the protein MNAFAQVRAGRTARRIPQLLAGLVGYGAAVMMLVQSGLGTASWSVLTDGTAKSLGISFGWATNLISLLVLLAWIPLRELPGLGTLLNVAVVGFAADATAAVLPAPQGIVAEIGYLVVGLVALAFFDALYLGAQFGSGPRDGIMTGLVRLTRLPVAVVRTGIDVAVACIGWTLGGSLGGGTVLVALGMGPLVGYFLPLLTVRLPAAAARERCSR; encoded by the coding sequence ATGAACGCCTTCGCCCAAGTTCGGGCGGGCCGAACGGCGCGTCGCATCCCCCAGCTCCTGGCCGGCTTGGTGGGGTACGGCGCCGCCGTCATGATGCTCGTCCAGTCCGGTCTTGGCACAGCCAGCTGGAGCGTACTCACGGACGGCACGGCGAAGAGTCTTGGCATCTCGTTCGGATGGGCCACGAACCTGATCTCACTTCTGGTGCTTCTCGCCTGGATACCTCTGCGGGAACTGCCGGGGCTCGGCACTCTCCTCAACGTCGCGGTCGTCGGCTTCGCCGCGGACGCCACCGCGGCCGTGCTCCCCGCCCCTCAGGGGATAGTTGCCGAGATCGGGTACCTCGTCGTCGGCCTCGTTGCACTGGCCTTCTTTGATGCGCTCTACCTCGGCGCACAGTTCGGATCGGGTCCACGCGACGGCATCATGACCGGACTTGTTCGACTCACCCGCCTACCCGTCGCGGTGGTGCGTACGGGAATCGACGTCGCCGTCGCCTGCATCGGCTGGACTCTCGGTGGAAGCCTTGGGGGCGGGACCGTACTCGTCGCGCTGGGCATGGGGCCCCTCGTCGGCTACTTTCTGCCGCTCCTCACAGTTCGCCTTCCCGCTGCTGCGGCACGCGAACGGTGCAGCCGGTGA
- a CDS encoding leucine-rich repeat domain-containing protein — MKDEGESTLFVNHWGDTSDPASDGRESSRDACSCFDQSKPHPRARAGFHTERQDTSAPGWQHLLELVDEAAADGREEFRPLFKLSPEERRQVVTLPPSIAKLTAVRHLVLYGSNLVRIPPEIGAMTSLEEFTPYTSYRLHWFPYEITRCRKLTRSTVSTRALFGNYKLRPPFPRLAPSQDSVAERDPADLDPRRWGATAIHSCSTCDRPIEQAGLHQVWISIRVATDVLPLLVSACSPECVAALPNGAQDYIPSPHKGGSVDQPPPDWD, encoded by the coding sequence ATGAAGGATGAGGGAGAGTCAACGCTCTTTGTGAACCACTGGGGTGACACATCGGACCCGGCCTCAGATGGGCGCGAGTCCTCCAGGGACGCCTGCTCATGCTTCGACCAGTCCAAGCCGCATCCGCGAGCCCGGGCCGGCTTCCACACCGAACGGCAGGATACGTCCGCCCCGGGCTGGCAGCACTTGCTGGAACTGGTGGACGAGGCCGCCGCCGACGGCCGCGAGGAGTTCCGCCCTCTGTTCAAGCTCAGCCCCGAAGAGCGGCGGCAGGTCGTCACCCTGCCGCCGAGCATCGCCAAGCTCACGGCGGTCAGGCATCTCGTGCTCTACGGCAGCAATCTGGTGCGGATTCCGCCCGAGATCGGGGCCATGACCAGCCTGGAGGAGTTCACCCCCTACACCTCCTACCGGCTGCACTGGTTCCCCTACGAGATCACCCGGTGCCGGAAGCTGACCCGCAGTACGGTGAGCACCCGCGCGCTGTTCGGCAACTACAAGCTGCGACCGCCCTTCCCACGGCTCGCGCCCTCCCAAGACTCCGTCGCGGAACGCGATCCTGCAGACCTGGATCCCCGACGCTGGGGTGCCACCGCGATCCACAGCTGCAGTACCTGCGACCGGCCGATCGAGCAGGCCGGACTCCATCAGGTGTGGATCTCGATACGAGTGGCCACCGACGTATTGCCCCTGCTGGTCAGCGCCTGCTCGCCGGAGTGTGTGGCCGCGCTGCCCAACGGCGCCCAGGACTACATCCCCTCACCGCACAAGGGCGGCAGCGTCGATCAACCGCCGCCTGACTGGGACTGA
- a CDS encoding patatin-like protein, protein MGNTTKLGPTTQELRIATAMTGGVSLAIWMGGVARELNLLQQAAWWRNALQEDDPLPEPDDTAGGDERAKALYLRLLELLDTTVSIDVLSGTSAGGINAALLGLARARSWDLGPLRDFWLKSGAFETLLRDPAQKQPPSLLQGDGVLFRELLNGIKGLGLASQSGLPSPGTVDDDVTNGTQVFITTTLLTGETGRFTDSYGTQVQDEDHRGLFVFDERVLGEKSGEQAVALAARCSASYPAAFEPSFLPYDTPVDGTRDVPARPAMRKYTNITRSHWAADGGLLANRPIRPLLRAIFDRPAERQVRRVLLYVVPSAGAAPDPRTTPPQESFKEPWTLGEALMKDLGAALSQSISAELSELRDHNDRMDALRDTRRRMAEVGARGRMAARALAECRGRLGEDEVADAAVGRLLTPQMYEDFRIREGTWLARPVIAALMRALTTRPAKALAQSWLAAMAPGGGAEEVCRDAAVNAVTAQWTFPEPDDRGDVLYGRLADFGVAPFDGAKATVLAMLREAFVCCPEQRTELAQVVRRVHRAFVPDKRPDGEELVERAMNEGQARGSALGGVAGDAARAYWDQRGRPAPPPQDGDGEDLSLKGAWRRLAAAVIRLRELVPQQSAKQAAVAPPVATTAQGRRQRAAAELGTYFGFLPDERDGVALALFELHVATRSVLSVGTEVEQPVELVQVSADTRCALAPRRPTAAKKLTGLQLHHFGAFYKSSWRANDWTWGRLDGAGWLVHLLLDPRRVLTVVPDAEGGKSRAEAFYEQLRILFADGEDPDQPIDEAPDGTVTRLTKEAICGELRFLDHPDERVPSSLPLTSLWIAQSWQRCVAEVELPVIAREMLSTPATRTHPWATQVLDVAGSPERARAAAQTAVAAVMSGDWTARQRELIKQEQRAAEQRELIEREQRAAEQRKPSNEQQQAAGQRNPGESPQRTAPPQKPGASERQTYDPVTRADPAALAALLASCPVPDETFAGELGQPLLTRTVSKAVAVATAGVCEVRRMPAPLKPFLASTRTITLAGYRASALTRGRSRTLILTGAAALTVGVLSMIQRVTWLGLTGTLLALIGSYLLVLGTWAHWRKALVAAGALTVVVAVFFTGCPVGRRVLFGTGGHDTGVVGRDVVPWLRTPWWHPIVALAGIVLLTLLFSGVFTAAGRGIRRRVDRLTGAPTTAGPTSQSGSDSGAEVATGQTKEPTGHTEPHSGRGIPR, encoded by the coding sequence ATGGGCAATACGACAAAGCTCGGACCCACTACCCAGGAGCTGCGGATCGCCACGGCGATGACCGGCGGCGTGAGCCTGGCGATCTGGATGGGCGGCGTGGCCCGCGAGCTGAACCTGCTCCAGCAGGCGGCCTGGTGGCGCAACGCCCTCCAGGAGGACGATCCCCTGCCCGAGCCGGACGACACCGCCGGCGGCGACGAGCGGGCCAAGGCCCTGTATCTGCGTCTGCTGGAACTGCTGGACACCACCGTCTCCATCGACGTGCTGTCCGGCACCAGCGCGGGCGGCATCAACGCCGCGCTGCTGGGCCTGGCCAGGGCCAGGTCGTGGGACCTCGGGCCACTGCGCGACTTCTGGCTGAAGTCCGGTGCCTTCGAGACGCTGCTGCGCGACCCCGCGCAGAAACAACCGCCCTCGCTCCTCCAGGGCGACGGCGTCCTGTTCCGTGAACTGCTCAACGGAATCAAGGGGTTGGGGCTGGCCTCACAGTCCGGGCTGCCGTCGCCCGGCACCGTCGACGACGACGTCACCAACGGTACGCAGGTCTTCATCACCACCACGCTGCTCACTGGAGAGACGGGACGGTTCACCGACTCCTACGGCACCCAGGTCCAGGACGAGGACCACCGGGGCCTGTTCGTCTTCGACGAGCGCGTCCTGGGCGAGAAGTCCGGCGAGCAGGCCGTGGCGCTGGCAGCCCGCTGCAGCGCCTCCTATCCGGCCGCGTTCGAGCCGTCGTTCCTGCCGTACGACACCCCGGTCGACGGGACCCGCGACGTTCCCGCGCGCCCTGCGATGAGGAAGTACACCAACATCACCCGCTCGCACTGGGCCGCCGACGGCGGTCTGCTGGCGAACCGGCCGATCAGACCGCTGCTGCGGGCCATCTTCGACCGGCCGGCGGAACGTCAGGTGCGGCGCGTCCTCCTGTACGTCGTCCCCTCGGCCGGTGCCGCGCCCGACCCCCGTACGACACCACCGCAGGAGTCCTTCAAGGAACCGTGGACCCTGGGCGAGGCCCTGATGAAGGACCTCGGTGCCGCTCTCAGCCAGTCGATCAGCGCCGAACTGAGCGAACTGCGCGACCACAACGACCGCATGGACGCGCTCCGAGACACCCGCCGCCGTATGGCCGAGGTCGGTGCCCGGGGGCGTATGGCGGCGCGGGCGCTGGCCGAGTGCCGGGGCCGGCTCGGTGAGGACGAGGTGGCGGATGCTGCCGTGGGCCGGCTCCTGACCCCGCAGATGTACGAGGACTTCCGGATCCGGGAGGGCACCTGGCTGGCCCGGCCAGTGATCGCCGCGCTGATGCGCGCCCTGACCACCCGGCCGGCCAAGGCGCTGGCTCAGTCGTGGCTGGCCGCGATGGCTCCGGGCGGCGGCGCGGAGGAAGTCTGCCGGGACGCCGCGGTGAACGCGGTCACGGCGCAGTGGACCTTTCCGGAGCCGGACGACCGAGGCGACGTGCTGTACGGGCGGCTGGCCGACTTCGGGGTGGCTCCATTCGACGGCGCGAAGGCGACCGTGCTGGCGATGCTCCGGGAGGCGTTCGTGTGCTGCCCCGAGCAACGTACGGAGCTGGCGCAGGTCGTACGCCGGGTGCACCGGGCGTTCGTACCGGACAAGCGGCCGGACGGTGAGGAACTCGTCGAGCGAGCGATGAACGAGGGGCAGGCGCGCGGCTCGGCCCTTGGAGGCGTGGCGGGCGACGCCGCGCGGGCGTACTGGGACCAGCGCGGCCGGCCGGCCCCTCCACCGCAGGACGGCGACGGGGAGGACCTCTCCCTCAAGGGCGCGTGGCGCCGGCTCGCGGCCGCCGTGATCCGGCTGCGAGAGCTGGTCCCGCAGCAGAGCGCCAAGCAGGCGGCGGTCGCGCCGCCGGTGGCCACCACGGCCCAGGGAAGACGTCAGCGGGCGGCCGCGGAACTGGGCACCTACTTCGGATTCCTTCCCGATGAGCGCGACGGCGTCGCGCTCGCACTCTTTGAACTGCACGTGGCCACCCGTTCCGTACTGTCCGTGGGCACCGAGGTCGAACAGCCGGTCGAACTGGTGCAGGTCAGCGCCGACACGCGGTGCGCACTCGCACCCCGCCGGCCGACCGCCGCGAAGAAGCTGACCGGGCTGCAGCTGCACCATTTCGGGGCGTTCTACAAGTCGTCATGGCGGGCGAACGACTGGACCTGGGGCCGGCTGGACGGCGCCGGCTGGCTGGTTCACCTGCTGCTGGACCCGCGGCGCGTTCTCACCGTCGTACCGGACGCCGAGGGAGGGAAGAGTCGGGCCGAAGCGTTCTACGAACAGTTGCGCATCCTGTTCGCCGACGGCGAGGACCCCGACCAACCCATCGACGAAGCCCCGGACGGGACCGTCACCCGGCTCACCAAAGAGGCGATCTGCGGCGAGCTGCGCTTCCTCGACCACCCGGACGAGCGCGTGCCGTCCAGCCTGCCCCTGACGTCGCTGTGGATCGCGCAGAGCTGGCAGCGGTGCGTCGCGGAGGTCGAACTTCCGGTCATCGCACGGGAGATGCTCAGTACACCGGCTACCCGGACACACCCATGGGCCACGCAGGTGCTCGACGTCGCAGGCAGCCCCGAGCGAGCCCGGGCAGCGGCCCAGACCGCGGTCGCCGCGGTGATGAGCGGCGACTGGACCGCGCGACAGCGGGAACTGATCAAGCAGGAACAACGAGCCGCCGAACAGCGGGAACTGATCGAGCGGGAACAACGAGCCGCCGAACAGAGGAAACCGAGCAACGAGCAACAGCAGGCCGCCGGGCAGCGAAATCCGGGCGAGTCACCACAGCGAACCGCCCCGCCGCAGAAGCCGGGCGCCTCGGAGCGCCAGACCTACGACCCGGTCACACGCGCGGACCCCGCCGCCCTCGCCGCACTGCTGGCGTCCTGCCCGGTGCCCGACGAGACCTTCGCCGGCGAGCTGGGGCAGCCGCTGCTGACCCGCACCGTCAGCAAGGCCGTCGCCGTGGCCACCGCCGGGGTCTGCGAAGTGCGCCGGATGCCGGCGCCGCTGAAACCGTTCCTCGCCTCGACCCGCACCATCACGCTGGCGGGCTACCGCGCCTCCGCCCTCACCCGCGGCCGGTCCCGCACTCTCATCCTCACCGGCGCCGCCGCGCTGACCGTCGGTGTCCTGTCGATGATCCAACGCGTCACCTGGCTCGGTCTGACGGGCACGCTGCTCGCACTCATCGGCTCCTATCTGCTCGTCCTCGGCACCTGGGCACACTGGCGCAAGGCGCTGGTCGCCGCGGGAGCGCTCACCGTCGTGGTGGCGGTCTTCTTCACCGGCTGCCCGGTCGGCCGCCGCGTGCTGTTCGGCACCGGCGGCCACGACACCGGGGTGGTCGGCCGGGACGTCGTGCCGTGGCTGCGCACACCGTGGTGGCACCCGATCGTCGCGCTGGCCGGAATCGTGCTCCTGACGCTGCTGTTCAGCGGGGTGTTCACGGCGGCGGGGCGGGGGATCCGGCGCCGCGTCGACCGGCTGACGGGCGCGCCCACGACCGCCGGGCCGACATCACAGTCCGGCTCAGACTCCGGCGCCGAAGTGGCTACCGGCCAGACGAAGGAGCCGACCGGCCACACGGAGCCGCACTCCGGGCGGGGAATCCCCAGGTGA
- a CDS encoding helix-turn-helix domain-containing protein: MGAGAKHKFVFVDRLLATLVSLRHGTTHDVLACWFGVDRSTITRAIGGVRPLLAQRGCAVEPACG; encoded by the coding sequence GTGGGGGCAGGGGCGAAGCACAAGTTCGTCTTCGTCGACCGGCTGCTGGCCACGCTGGTGAGTCTGCGTCATGGCACCACTCATGACGTGCTGGCGTGCTGGTTCGGCGTGGACCGCTCCACCATCACGCGTGCCATCGGTGGGGTCCGGCCGCTGCTTGCGCAACGAGGCTGCGCCGTCGAGCCGGCATGCGGCTGA
- a CDS encoding ArsR/SmtB family transcription factor — MADDRLSRVFSALADPTRRDIVARLAVGDATVNELAAPYDVTVQAVSKHIRVLEDAGLISRSRDAQRRPCHLEGEVFDLMTQWIERYRREAEDRFRRLDAVLEQLKEQPGTGTPTKEAAS, encoded by the coding sequence ATGGCCGACGACAGGCTGTCCCGAGTGTTCTCCGCTCTGGCCGACCCGACTCGGCGCGACATCGTGGCCAGGCTGGCCGTCGGGGATGCCACGGTCAATGAGCTGGCCGCGCCGTACGACGTGACCGTGCAGGCCGTGTCCAAGCACATCAGGGTTCTGGAAGACGCCGGTCTGATCAGTCGGAGCAGGGACGCCCAGCGGCGGCCCTGCCACCTTGAGGGCGAGGTCTTCGACCTGATGACGCAATGGATCGAACGTTACCGGCGCGAAGCGGAGGACCGTTTCCGCCGGCTCGATGCCGTCCTCGAGCAGCTGAAGGAACAACCGGGGACGGGCACCCCGACGAAGGAGGCGGCATCATGA
- a CDS encoding SRPBCC family protein has protein sequence MSGAETNRRHETHIVADPVQPTILITREFDASPELVFRAYTDPDLVVQWLGPRRLTMRIDEYDTRTGGSYRYVHREDDGTEYGFRGVFHEVRLNERLVQTFAYDGFPDGVSLETTTFEDLGGRTRVTAKSLMDSVEARDSMIKSGMQRGVREGYERLDELLRGRQSGNADQRTEREGLRP, from the coding sequence ATGAGCGGCGCGGAGACCAATCGCCGGCACGAGACGCACATCGTGGCCGACCCGGTTCAGCCCACGATCCTCATCACCCGGGAGTTCGATGCTTCGCCTGAGCTCGTGTTCCGGGCGTACACCGATCCTGACCTGGTCGTCCAGTGGCTCGGCCCGCGTCGGCTCACCATGCGGATCGACGAGTACGACACGCGCACCGGCGGGTCGTACCGCTATGTGCATCGCGAGGACGACGGCACGGAGTACGGATTCCGCGGCGTGTTCCACGAGGTACGTCTCAACGAGCGCCTCGTGCAGACCTTCGCCTACGACGGCTTCCCGGACGGCGTCAGCCTGGAGACAACCACCTTCGAGGACCTCGGCGGTCGCACCCGGGTCACCGCCAAATCCCTCATGGACTCCGTCGAGGCCCGCGACTCGATGATCAAGAGCGGCATGCAACGCGGCGTCCGCGAAGGCTACGAGCGGCTTGACGAGCTGCTCAGGGGCCGTCAGAGCGGCAACGCCGACCAACGTACCGAGAGGGAAGGCTTGAGACCATGA
- a CDS encoding TIGR03086 family metal-binding protein, whose product MTRAADEHRAVAGVFTDRVRQVRPGAWDNPAPCEGWVARDVVRHLVEWFPDFLKAGAGVELPKGPSVDDDPVAAWTVHSDGVQALLDDPATAQRMLSNPHVGEVALDQAVDRFYTADVFMHTWDLARATGQEERLDPGRCAQLLDGMLPLDDVLRNSGQYGPRVEVPENADVQTRLLAFIGRKP is encoded by the coding sequence ATGACGAGGGCAGCCGATGAACACCGCGCCGTCGCAGGGGTATTCACGGACCGCGTGCGCCAAGTGCGTCCCGGGGCATGGGACAACCCAGCGCCGTGCGAGGGGTGGGTCGCCCGGGACGTGGTGCGCCACCTTGTCGAGTGGTTCCCGGACTTCCTGAAGGCCGGCGCCGGAGTCGAACTGCCGAAAGGGCCGTCGGTGGACGACGACCCGGTGGCGGCCTGGACGGTGCACAGCGACGGGGTGCAGGCCCTCCTCGACGATCCGGCCACGGCGCAGAGGATGCTGTCGAACCCGCACGTCGGAGAGGTCGCGCTGGACCAGGCGGTCGACCGGTTCTACACCGCCGACGTCTTCATGCACACCTGGGACCTGGCGCGGGCCACCGGCCAGGAGGAGCGCCTCGACCCCGGCAGGTGCGCCCAGTTGCTCGACGGGATGCTGCCGCTGGACGACGTGCTCCGCAACAGCGGGCAGTACGGACCACGGGTCGAGGTACCCGAAAACGCCGACGTACAGACTCGCTTGCTTGCCTTCATCGGCCGCAAGCCTTGA
- a CDS encoding flavin-containing monooxygenase — protein sequence MQHDPSGGASEGKDAQVIVVGAGFSGIGAAIRLRQQGFGDLLVLEKAPQLGGTWRENTYPGCACDVPSSLYSYSFSPNPGWSRLFAGQREIHDYLRTTADQYGVGEALRCGVHVLRACWDRSAGRWRLETTDGDYSSEVLVMATGPWHRPRRPEVLGLAEFPGPVVHTAQWDHTVDLAGRRVAVVGSGASAVQVVPAIQEQAAAVHVFQRTAQWILPKPDFPVPRALGWCLHHLPGAQRAMRGAQFRMQEGFGYAFRHPRLVRPLQAAARAHLRLAVRDRRLRQALTPHYTLGCKRLLTSSTYYPALARPHVHLHPTAVSAARGNRLIGADGTQAEADVVILATGFHIGELPLARHVYGTDGRTLHETWAERPEAYLGTTVSGFPNLFLLLGPNILSGSTSAITVLEAQLTYLREALTHRRRGGYTSMDVKPAVQAAYNTALQEALRTTVYDAGHCSSYYLSPSGQNTFSWPWSTGRLIRSLSRFDPAAYTVQGPSLPGPRSAPITPHHTSTVGKNGTSA from the coding sequence TTGCAGCACGATCCGTCAGGCGGTGCGTCGGAAGGCAAGGATGCCCAGGTCATCGTGGTCGGTGCGGGCTTCTCCGGCATCGGTGCCGCGATCCGGCTGCGCCAGCAGGGATTCGGTGACCTCCTGGTGTTGGAGAAGGCTCCGCAGCTCGGGGGTACCTGGCGGGAGAACACCTATCCGGGCTGCGCGTGCGATGTGCCGTCCTCTCTCTATTCCTATTCCTTCAGCCCCAACCCCGGGTGGAGCAGACTCTTCGCAGGGCAGCGGGAGATCCACGACTATCTCCGGACGACTGCGGATCAGTACGGCGTAGGCGAAGCGTTGCGCTGCGGTGTCCATGTGCTGCGGGCCTGCTGGGATCGGTCTGCGGGGCGTTGGCGGTTGGAGACGACCGACGGCGACTACAGCAGCGAGGTGCTGGTCATGGCCACGGGCCCCTGGCACCGGCCACGGCGTCCTGAGGTGTTGGGGCTCGCCGAATTTCCCGGTCCGGTTGTCCACACCGCGCAGTGGGACCACACCGTGGACCTGGCCGGTCGGCGCGTGGCCGTGGTGGGGAGCGGGGCTTCGGCCGTGCAGGTCGTCCCGGCCATCCAGGAACAGGCGGCAGCGGTGCACGTATTCCAGCGCACCGCCCAGTGGATCCTGCCCAAACCCGACTTCCCGGTCCCTCGGGCCCTCGGCTGGTGTCTGCATCACCTGCCCGGCGCGCAACGAGCCATGCGCGGCGCCCAGTTCAGGATGCAGGAGGGCTTCGGTTACGCCTTCCGCCATCCACGGCTCGTGCGCCCCCTGCAGGCAGCTGCCCGTGCCCACTTGCGCCTCGCGGTCCGTGACCGGCGCCTGCGACAGGCGCTCACGCCGCACTACACCCTGGGCTGCAAGCGCCTGCTGACCTCGAGCACCTACTATCCAGCGCTGGCCAGGCCCCACGTCCACCTACACCCCACCGCGGTGTCCGCCGCTCGCGGGAACCGCCTCATCGGTGCCGACGGCACCCAGGCCGAGGCCGACGTGGTGATCCTGGCCACCGGCTTCCACATCGGCGAGCTGCCGCTGGCACGACATGTGTACGGCACGGACGGCCGGACCCTGCACGAGACCTGGGCCGAGAGGCCCGAGGCCTACCTCGGCACCACCGTCAGCGGCTTCCCCAACCTCTTCCTCCTCCTGGGCCCCAACATCCTCAGCGGCTCCACCTCCGCCATCACCGTCCTCGAAGCCCAGCTCACCTACCTGCGCGAAGCCCTGACACACCGACGCCGGGGCGGCTACACCTCCATGGACGTGAAACCGGCGGTCCAGGCCGCGTACAACACCGCGTTGCAGGAGGCGCTGCGCACGACCGTGTACGACGCCGGCCACTGCTCCAGCTACTACCTCAGCCCCAGCGGGCAGAACACCTTCTCCTGGCCCTGGTCCACCGGTCGGCTCATCCGCAGCCTCAGCCGCTTCGACCCAGCGGCCTACACCGTTCAAGGACCCTCTCTGCCCGGCCCCCGGTCCGCGCCCATCACGCCGCATCACACCAGCACCGTTGGTAAGAACGGAACCTCGGCGTGA